ccaggttgggtgcatgagacaagtgctcgggcctggtgcactgggaagacccagagggatcgggtggagagggaggtgggaggagggaccaggatggggaatacatgtaaatccatggctaattcatttcaatgtaatgatgtaaagtaattagcctccaactaataaaaacaaatgggaaaaaaaaaaactaagaaaaaagaaaaatctctgtgCTGATGCTTTCTGTATTAAGCAAactgcttaacttctctgagcttcaatttccttattCCTAAAATCAGAATTGTTATACTTATGTTTCAGATTTGCTAGGAAAATTAAAGTAATATATGTGAAAAACATCTGGCATAGGATCACTGATtgcaattttgttgttattttaggcAACTTGGAAAACATTAAACAGTTGTCTCTAAGCCCTTGAAGGTTCATATTTCTTCAGAGAGGGACACTCCTGGGTCTGCATGTGCTTCTGCACTTCCTCACTTACTGTTTCCCAGGAGCAGTTTCCTCACCcttgccttttcctttctttaaaactgcgttaaaaaaagatttaatataaTGGAGATTATATAGAACACAAGGTCAGGAAATACAGATTGGTCTTGCAGTGAACTAGAACTGGAAAGCTGTCAGCAACCAAGTTAGCTTCTCTGCAtttctgctgtttttttctttctgtagatcAGAGGttggctttttttggggggggggggggttgaagGTCAGGTTAGTatatattttaagctttgcagCTTTATACAGTCTTTGTTGCAATTACTTAACTCTGAAGTTCTATGAAAGAACCATAGAGGATACATAACAAGTGGTTGTGACTGTGTTCTAATacaactttatttacagaaaggGGCAGAGGTTGAATTTGTCCCATTGGTTGTAGTTTGCTGACCTGTGCTGCAGACTTCTGCAGATAGGCCCCAATTACATATCCAATTACATATCTGTAATTGGAGCCAGTCTGCAGAAGCCTGCAGCACAGGACCacgcaggaaacctggatttgatccttgggtagggaagttcccctggagaagggaatggctacctactctagtattcttgcctggagaaccccctgaacagaagagcctggtgggctactgtctgtggggtcacaaagagtcatacaggactgagcgactaacactttcacttttcacatatcTGTACTCCATCGTAGTGGCCTCCAGATGGCACTGTCAGCCTCCAAGTCCATATCACCTAGTGCTTGAATTCCTAGATTCCTGTTGAAAAGAAGTCtgacacccacacccacacccctccttagagctggagaaggaactgTGGTAGTTTCTTCTGAGAAGAGGGCATAAACGGTTTGTTCTGTGAGCAGCTCTAAGAGAAAAAAAGGTATAGGAATGGGCTGGGTATGCACCCAAAGGTACTACATAGGCCCAGGAAGATCACCAGTTTATTCTGCTTTTATCTCTTATAATCTGAATAAGATTCAGGTAAAAAACTAACCATAGTGCATGTTTTCAAGCTTAAATATTATCAAGCAACAATAATCTCTAGATGCCTGTTCACACTCTAGTAATTACTGTGGAATTtacacttgttttcttttcttttgtgtgtagGAAATCTGTCATAACCTAGGAGTTTGCTACATTTATCTGAAACAGTTTGACAAGGTAATATGtagaaatggtggtggtggtgggtgagCAGTTGTCTAGGGATTTCACTGAGGGTACACTTTTTACACAGGTCCCATGGATCATTTTGTATTATTCCTACTGCTTGCAGAGACTTttagaagtaaaaaatgaaagttcCATATACGTTTACTcacatttttattctcatttgtcACATTTCATCTGATTTTTTCGCCCTGCTTTTAACAAGAAAGTGACAAATTCTAGaaacagaggaaatggcaatctcatttctttcttcctctctcatttTCCACACCTTAGTTTAATTTTCCAGAATAGAAAcacaaatgtttaataaaatttaaatataaaaaagtggATCTGTAAGTCTTAAAAGTGTAATTATGGCCAAGTGAGCTATcttatatttcagttttcaggtcactggaaatgaatttttaatctgAAGTAGTTTGACGTGAGAGTTTCCATTTTTAAGGTTATTTTCCACGTGAGATTGTTATATTTCATTGTGATTAGGCTGTAGTGCCCAAGACTCTTATGATCAGATAAAACTTTTGAGCTTACTCTGGTACTCAGATAAAGGggaaaaatgtatatatcttaACTGAAGGGTAGACCAAATTATTGAGAACTCTAAAAGTTAATGACAGTGGGGTTGGTCAGTTTCCTTCATAATGCtcccacttagtgactgaagttttattttcttttctccagtgcTGACAGGACTGAGAACCTGAATTAGTTGATACTCATTtgataatatttaatatgtacCAGTTCATAAACTGAAACAATGTAATCAATCCCTCAGGGttcaaaaaaaaccacaactgtACATCAGCATTTGAGGTGTGAGAATAACTTTTGCTCTTCtgagatatataaaaataaataatacctgTATCTGTGCAAATACAATCTACATATTTAGTCGATATTTAGTCGATTAGGTTTTCTGGGCAGATCTGACTGTTCAGTGTTATATACTTGGTTAGGAGGTTTTTCTCTTCAGAGAAATTTTAAGCAAGTACATATCTATTCATGGGATTATTCTGAGCCAAAAGAGAGCTGGATTTGGTTTTTGGTCAGACCTGAACTGAGGAGGAAAATTATATTTAGATTTTACTGTAAAGCTAACAGGCTAAGCAAATACAGTAGCTGGCATTtatataaatacttgttgaatcaGTGAAGGACTAAACTGCCTTTATCATCGTCTACAACATAAGCTCTAACAGAGCAAGGAGTTTTCTGTGTTAGCTTTGGTATACTAGTACCTAGAGCAATAGGCACTTGATGATAcctattgaatgaataaatgaatattcattcattcatttatccaaatATTGGTGAGGAAAATGAGGTCCCCCATGGAGAAGGGTGTGCAGTTGGTCAGTGGTGCAGCTGGGGTCAAGTTTGGGGCAGTATGCTCTATGTACCATGATATCCCGCTTGACACATGGAATATGAGTCATGGAATGGatatcaaaaagcagaaaacacTCAAAAAGGTTAATTCTCTTGTAGAAGCCCCCCAAGTGGCACTAGAGGCAGACATTTCATGTTTCCAGCTGTCCTATGAGAGCACAGTTTGggtatgttttagttttttgggcgATGGGACATTTGCTGAAATGTGATGTTCCTACTTGAGTATAGCAGGAGCTCTTTCTTTACATTAGCCATTGTCCTTTCCTGGTTGTGATTTGGTTCTCTGTACTCTTGTCAATCTTGTTAGGCACAAGACCAGTTGCTCAGTGCCCTACATCTTAACAGACATGATCTGACTTACATAATGCTGGGCAAGATCTTCTTGCTGAAGGGAGACTTGGACAAGGCCATCGAAATCTACAAGAAAGCAGTGGAGTAAGTGTGTTGGTTCCTTTAGAGCAACgagaaactaaaacaaaaatgggAGCAGACGTGATCTCTCATGCCTGAGAGAGGACATGTGTGACTGGTTACACATTGTATGAGTTCTGTGAGTTAGAGTAAGTGTTAAGCTCAAGTTTAGAGCTCCCAGTGGCTTAAATAAGGATGACTTGTTTCTTTCTCACCTGTCAGTCTGGATGGTCCTGGGCAGCTCTCTGCTCCACAAGGTCAGTCAGGGATCCAGGTTCCTCCCATGTTAAGCCATCATTCCGTAAGTTGTTGCCTAGCCCCTGTTGATAATGGAACTGACTGGCGTTTCCAGTATGGTATTGTTTCTCCTTTCTAGGAAATCTTATCTTTTCTGCCTAGATCTTGTCTGATTTAAGTGGGATAGCTGTAACAAAATGGCTTTGTCTCATTTGTTTGGTCATTTGATAGAATACGTCCTCTGGTTCAAGGCAACAAAGTCTGTTATTCCTGATAACAAGACTTTGGACTAAACTTAGACTTTGGACTAAGTGAAATTACGCTTGTCTTCTACCATGATAGTAACTTCTCTAGTTAACATTAGTCACAACAACATtgcttctggaatttttttcatattttatatctaaaaagacataaaaaatccTTTGATTTGTTAGGCTGCAAGAAAGACTTCTGTCATCAAGAGGCTACATTTACAGGGACAAGTAGGTAGACCATATGTTAAATCTTTGTCGTGCTGACTGGCAGCCTTGACCCCTGACCCCTGCATTCAAGAAATTGGCTGTTTGAGCTTAGCTCACATTAATTACATTAGCTTACACATTCttccatggaacaacagactggttccaaataggaaaaggagtacgtcaaggctgtatattgtcaccctgcttatttaacttacatgcagagtacatcatgagaaacgctgggctggaagaagcacaagctggaatcaagattgccaggagaaatatcaataacctcagatatgcagatgacaccacccttatggcagaaagtgaagaggaactaaaaagcctcttgatgaaagtgaaagaggagagtgaaaaagttggcttaaagcttaacattcagaaaactaagatcatggcatccggtcccatcatttcatgggaaatagatggggagacagtggaaacagtgtcagactttaattttttgggttccagaatcactgcagatggtgactgcagccatgaaattaaaagacgcttactccttggaaggaaagttatgaccaacctagatagcatattaaaaagcagacacattactttgccaacaaaggtctgtctggtcaaggctatggtttttccagtggtcatgtatggatgtgacagttggactgtgatgaaagctgagtgccgaaaaattgatgcttttgaactatggtgttggagaagactcttgagattcccttggactgcaaggagatccaaccagtccatcgtaaaggagatcagtcctgggtgttcattggaaggactgatgctgaagatgaaactccaatactttggccacctcatgtgaagagttgacttgttggaaaagatcctgatgttgggagcgattgggggcagaaggagaaggggatgacagaggatgagatggctggatggcatcaccaactcgatgggcatgagtttgagtaaactcctggagtttgtgatggacagggagacctggcgtgctgcgatttatggggttgtaaagagtcggacacgactgagcgactgaactgacacaTTCTTAACTGTGTCTGGCTAAGGATTTAAGTCACTGAAATCCTCAAATGAGAATTTGGAGGACAGCTGAGCATTTGAAGCCTTACTGAGATGGTAGAAACCATTGTTTATGGCCCACAGCTTCAGAGTAGTCATGTTTTGGTAGGGGGAAGGGTGCCACTAGAATCATGGAAATTACCTACTTGGTTGAAGAGAGGAAGGTGATCAGAATGGGaatttatggcagaaaatgaagagcaaataCTTAGTTGAACTGAGTAAGCTCTGTCTGGCCAGCTCAGGCCTCCCCGGTCAGGGGCTTTGCCCCTGTGACTCTGGTCTCCCCATTAGTAACCTGCACCCTACCTCATTCCTTAGAAGGAGATGTTCTTCACCTTTTGCCATTTTCACTGTTGAAACTGTCTAATGATCCTGTAGTCAGATCATCTCAGCTTagtgttgcttttgttttgtgaCAAAGACAGTTGCCAGTGAGGGATTGGAAAGACAGACAATCTTTTACTTAAGCCAGTGTTAAACTCCACAAAGCCAATGGCCAATTCTTTCCTAGAGCTGGTATATGTCTTTCTTCTTTAGTTTGTATGTTTAGTGTAACTTTTTTGTTTAATGTGGAGAGCAGGGCATCAGGGGCCTTGGGATCCTAAATTACCCAGGAAATAATTACGCTGGCTGGCATTGTGAATAcagtgaaaacaacaaaaatcttcaCAAGAGGGAAGTAGCTAAAATCGTGTGTGTTCTAGACTGACTTGGTTTATAGGGCATTATTCTTGAATTCTATTAGTGTAATTAAGACAGTGGCACAAAATATTCCATAGGTTCTGAGGACTCTGGCTGTAAGAAAAGGTCCTGAGAAAGGAGTCTGGGTTCTAAGTCCCAGTTCTGTCTATATTTCAACCCTATAGCCGGGTTGACGTACTCTTGAAGGAAATTCCCAAATCCCTTTGAGAGTTCTTACGGGGAGTAGGAGGTGCAGTTACTACATGTGTATCTCAGTATTGCTCATATACATCTTGTttccctctgagcatctcttgtGTTGTAGGTTCTCACCAGAAAATACAGAACTTCTCACAACTTTAGGATTACTCTACCTACAGGTAAGAGGACTTTGCTTATCCATGCATTGATGTTAGAAATGCTTTTGGGGactcccctagtggtccagtggttaggattccttGCTTTtactgcagggacacaggttcaatccgtagtcagggaactaagatcttgcaagccacacagccaaaaaaggaaaaaatgcttttGGGTTTGTGTGTTGTGGTTCCTGCATTTTTACTTTAACACAATTTACTAAAGGTCATAAGAAGCACATAAATTTTACTCTGTACTTGATACCCTTTGTCTGCTAAAGGAATGAACTTAATTTTCAGCATGCAAATCAGAAGCAAATACACCTGTTTGAGCCTAGTCTTACCCAACcataaaaagaacatatatgagAAACAACTTGTGGTCAGGGAGACTGGCGTTTTGTGGTTGAAGTACAGTGGTGGTATTAGGGCTTTGGGGCAAAGGCCATTTCTATTGTTCCTTCTTCCCAGCCAGGTTAGGGTTAGAGAAGGCCAAGCATTGTCTAGAACAAAAATCCTgcctccagctctgcctctgtggtgtccttatttgtttcctttttctttaaggaGCTTAACCCTGGACCTTCCTGGGCTTTGGCTTGGGAGGTTGGTCCCAGGGAAGAGGAGGCTCACCAGCCTGTTTCCTGCCAGGAGTCCTTAGTCTGTGACCGCACCAGTGTGGCAGAGATGGTTCCTGGCAGAGAGCTACTTTGACCTTATTAGGGGACAACTCAGTGAAGTAGGAGGGAAAAGAAATGTGGGGCccttagttttctaagaatttggtATCTGTAGCTTTTTTCAGAAGAGCCCAGAAAAGTCAGGGTGTATCTGTTGAGGGTGTGGTTGGCCAATCTCCCTAATGCCATCTCCCCCGATATAATTCTCTGGTTTGCTTTTTTCCAAGCTCGGCATTTACCAGAAGGCATTTGAACATCTTGGAAACACATTGACTTATGACCCTACCAACCACAAGGTATCAAACCCCAGAGCTGTCAAACCCCAGAGCCTTCACACACAGGTGGTCCCACTGCTCCTAGAGGTGATCTGGACCTAGAATGCATTTCAGATAGCCAAGAAAGtacttttttcttagaaaagtatTAAGTAAATGTGgttcttatttgaaaatattatgaatTGTCAGTGCTTTGCTTCTTATCTTCTAAAAGAGCACATTTGTCATAATGGGCCTGTAATTTATACAGACAGCAGAACTGCAGTGGTGGTGAAGTTGTATGTGTTACTTAGGAAATTAGAGCCTCCACACGCTGAAATGACCTTCAGATTCCTCATGAACCGGAGACTACAACTCTTGTCCAGTTATGACTTTGGGGATGAGAAGATCATTATGTGGATAAGTCATTGAGGGAGATGCAGCAAAACAGGCTTGTTGTTAAGGGTACAGACTCAGTCCTTTCTTGGAAGTCCTATTAGCCTGACTGAGAGACATGGAAAGCCGGACTGAGGAAGCCTAAAGCTGACTCACCATCTGTCCTGTGGCAGGAGCTGCATCTTTAGAGGCCAGCGACAGGTGCACTTGAGTCATCTAGAGCACTTGGCGTGTACCAAGCAGGGGCTGCGGGCTAACGGTGGTTTTTACTTAAAGGGCCCTGATACTCTAAGGTAGTGACTTCCCTGGCTACAAGTAGGAAACAAAAGAGCTAGGTAAAGTCAGAGACTTTTCTTTATTACAGCAAAGAGCCACAGTGTGGGGCGTGAGAGTGTTCCTCTTGAGCGTTTGTTCCAGTAGCGGTGGATGTATAGGTCCCTGGAAGATGCTTTTCAATCCCACCAGTGTTGATGGGCCTACTGAGAGTCTAGACTCAGGAAGGCTACTTCACTCCGACAGCCTTTTGAGAATGACTAAATTATGAACTTTCCATGTTTTCAGGCCATCTTGGCAGCAGGCAGCATGATGCAGACCCACGGGGACTTTGATGTTGCCCTCACCAAATACAAAGTTGCAGCGTGTGGTGTTACAGAAAGCCCTCCACTCTGGAATAACATTGCAATGTGCTTCTTTGGCAAGAAGAAATATGTGGCAGTGAgtgtctcctcctcttcctggtgTGTGTTTATAGTTACTGGGTCTGCTGCGCTCGCCCCAGCCGCTCACTGAGTGCCCCCTCACTCCTCCAGGCCATCAGCTGCCTGAAACGAGCCAACTACCTGGCACCTTTAGAGTGGAAGATTCTCTATAATTTGGGCCTTGTCCACTTGACTATGCAGCAGTACGCATCTGCTTTCCATTTCCTCAGTGCAGCCATCAACTTCCAGCCGAAGATGGGGGAGCTCTACATGCTTTTGGCTGGTAAGAGACATTTCTGTGGAGCAGCCCTCTGCAGTCTGTAATGAGGGAGAACTGAATTAGAATCATGGCAGGCCAGTAGTTAAATATCCCACAGAAGCCATTCCCTTGCAGATCCCTTAGGTGTCTGGATGACACTCGCAGAGTCTGAAGAAATATGAAGCAGAAAGATGACAGAGCACCTGGTTGCTTCTCACTTAGGGGAATTTCACTCAGAGGCCAGCAGGTTAAATAAGGTTCATATGTAGTTCATTTTTTAACAGTGGTATTCCCTTGGCTTGACAGTTCATATATTGAGTCCAACCGTGTTCTTAGTTATCAAGTGTTAAGATCGTGGGCTTTAGGTATCATCAGGTGTTAAGATCCTGCCTTTAGTACTTACTATTAATAGCTGTATCTCATACGGTTGATGAGAGGATTACATGATTAGAAAATCAGTGAATGTTAACTTGGTTTTGCTGTGATTATATAATTAGTCTTTTATTGTTGTTAGTGTAATACAAAACTACTGACGATTCTTTCTGGGGAATATTTCTCCTTACACAAAATTTACTACATGTTTAAGAGCAGTTTCCATGTTCTCACTGATagtcttcaggttttttttttttttgtcattactGTGGGGTTCTATATAAGTAAATCAAGTGGTGATTATTTGGGGGCTGTCTGAATACAAAGATAGCCCAGTCATAAAGGGATACAGGGTTGTAAGTAAATCACTGTAGGGCATAAGCAGCAATTCTGTAACAGAGTAGAGATGGTCTTCACactgagttttgaaaaataaactgcAGTTCAGTGGCATAGAATGGCTGAGAAGCCCCTGAGGAAAGGCATGCAGCCGTGAAACTGCAGGCTGCACCCATAGCAGGTAGTGGTAATAGTGTGGTAGATAGAGCATAGTGCGAGATAAGTCAGGAGAGGTGGTCTGGGGTCAGTTTGGAGGGCTGTAAGTGCAGAGGTTGTTTCCCAACTGTATTCCTGGACCTCCTCTAGTGTCTGGAGGAAGCAGATGAATGGTTGTGGGCGAAGTGGAGTGGGCATGGCTTCCAGAGCAGCTCTGTTATTGTCTGGTTTATAGATCAAGCTCCCAGAAAATACTGATTAAAAAAGGGAGAGTGttctgttgctttaaaaaaaaaagtttaaagatcATAGTTATGAGTGCTGGAGAACAGTGGGGATTCTTGAGTAGGACAGTGCGCGTTCAGATCTGTTAGCGAGATCCTGGGTTAGCGAGATCCTGGCAGCACTGTGGCAAGTAGATGGAGGCAGGTGGACAGCGTCCCCGGGGAACAGAATGGAAAACCTGACACGACTAAAGCCAGGGCAGTGTCactaaagaaactaaaaaaaggaATTCATGGAACCTGACTATGGATTAACTGGAGAGGGGACTGTTGAAGATGACACTAGGAATCCAAGCTGAGTGACTAAGTAGATGGTGGCGCTAGGAGCTGAGAGGGTGCAGTAAGAGTTACATGTGTAGCATTTCCTGTGTTTTCATGCTGGCCTCTTCAGCCATAGCATTCACTCTCTCTGTTGCAGTGGCTCTGACCAATCTGGAGGATACGGAGAATGCCAAGAGAGCCTATGAAGAAGCAGTCCGCCTCGATAAGTATGCTGCCCTGCTGAGGATGGTGTCGGGGGGCTAGATTCTGCAAAGCCGTGAGGTGGCGCCAGGGCCCTGGTGTTGCCTGAGTCAGCCCAGGTGCTTGCTCTCCACATGCCTCTGTGCACAGCAGGTCTGTGTGTGGAAGGACGTGGCTCCTGAGCACAAGCACTCCGTGCTTCAGTAGGACCTGGCACTGGCCCTGAGAGACCCTGCTGTGGAATGGAGATCTATTAAGCTGGTTTTGTTTCTGAATAATGATAAGGATCTATCTCTGAATGACCATTGGTTGCAAAGCCCCAGCTTCATAGAGTCCCTGTCTGTCTGTGCAGGTGTAACCCTTTAGTGAACCTGAACTATGCTGTGCTGCTGTATAACCAGGGCGAGAAGAGGGATGCCCTGGCCCAGTAtcaggagatggagaagaaagTCAACCTACTCAAGTATAGTAGCTCTCTGGAATTTGATCCGGAGGTAAGTCTTAAATCCAGGAGTCACTAAGCAAGCTGTCAGGAGACTTTTAAATCAAGCCCAAATAATCTAGATACAATGTATGTTTATGCCTGTTTTGGCTTTGATGTTCCAAGCAGCATGAATTCTTCAATTAAGGCCAGCTTGAGAAAAAACTTTCCTGAAAGAAAATAGTAAGAGGAAATTTAAGCTTACTGTGTTGTATCTATTATTGGTAATACAACTCATTTGAGTTgagatctgtgtctctttgtaGCTTCCTCCCACTTCTCCTCACATAGAAAAGGCAGGAATTTAGTCCATTAATGCAGCAAACTTAAAGAATTTCCATGCCATCCACTTAAGGCAGTGTGTTCTCTGCTGTTTAAGAATCATTTCTTTGCAATCAGTACTTCCTCCCTCAAATGGTAGCAGAGACTATGTCATCTAACCTTGTCTGCCTGCTAAAGACCTAGGATGAGGCCTGTCTCTGCTTGTCATacctgtgactttttttttcttcctccccacaTGGACACAAGATGATGGAGGTCGCCCAGAAGCTGGGAGCTGCTCTGCAGGTCGGGGAGGCACTGGTCTGGACTAAACCAGTTAAAGATCCCA
This sequence is a window from Odocoileus virginianus isolate 20LAN1187 ecotype Illinois chromosome 6, Ovbor_1.2, whole genome shotgun sequence. Protein-coding genes within it:
- the BBS4 gene encoding BBSome complex member BBS4 isoform X3 yields the protein MCAVLSPQCADNLKQVARSLFLLGKHKAAIEVYNEAAKLNQKDWEICHNLGVCYIYLKQFDKAQDQLLSALHLNRHDLTYIMLGKIFLLKGDLDKAIEIYKKAVEFSPENTELLTTLGLLYLQLGIYQKAFEHLGNTLTYDPTNHKAILAAGSMMQTHGDFDVALTKYKVAACGVTESPPLWNNIAMCFFGKKKYVAAISCLKRANYLAPLEWKILYNLGLVHLTMQQYASAFHFLSAAINFQPKMGELYMLLAVALTNLEDTENAKRAYEEAVRLDKCNPLVNLNYAVLLYNQGEKRDALAQYQEMEKKVNLLKYSSSLEFDPEMMEVAQKLGAALQVGEALVWTKPVKDPKSKHQTASTSKATCFQQPLGSNQALGQAMSSAATYGKLPSGAGGTSQLTKPPSLPLEPEPTMEAQPAEASAQTREK
- the BBS4 gene encoding BBSome complex member BBS4 isoform X1 — protein: MAEEKLSVRTQVPASAESQKSRLKKAPEFPILEKQNWLIHLHYIRKDFEACKAVIKEQLQETQGLCEYAIYVQALILRLEGNIQESLGLFQMCAVLSPQCADNLKQVARSLFLLGKHKAAIEVYNEAAKLNQKDWEICHNLGVCYIYLKQFDKAQDQLLSALHLNRHDLTYIMLGKIFLLKGDLDKAIEIYKKAVEFSPENTELLTTLGLLYLQLGIYQKAFEHLGNTLTYDPTNHKAILAAGSMMQTHGDFDVALTKYKVAACGVTESPPLWNNIAMCFFGKKKYVAAISCLKRANYLAPLEWKILYNLGLVHLTMQQYASAFHFLSAAINFQPKMGELYMLLAVALTNLEDTENAKRAYEEAVRLDKCNPLVNLNYAVLLYNQGEKRDALAQYQEMEKKVNLLKYSSSLEFDPEMMEVAQKLGAALQVGEALVWTKPVKDPKSKHQTASTSKATCFQQPLGSNQALGQAMSSAATYGKLPSGAGGTSQLTKPPSLPLEPEPTMEAQPAEASAQTREK
- the BBS4 gene encoding BBSome complex member BBS4 isoform X2; protein product: MIWSTRNSAYTFTAPEFPILEKQNWLIHLHYIRKDFEACKAVIKEQLQETQGLCEYAIYVQALILRLEGNIQESLGLFQMCAVLSPQCADNLKQVARSLFLLGKHKAAIEVYNEAAKLNQKDWEICHNLGVCYIYLKQFDKAQDQLLSALHLNRHDLTYIMLGKIFLLKGDLDKAIEIYKKAVEFSPENTELLTTLGLLYLQLGIYQKAFEHLGNTLTYDPTNHKAILAAGSMMQTHGDFDVALTKYKVAACGVTESPPLWNNIAMCFFGKKKYVAAISCLKRANYLAPLEWKILYNLGLVHLTMQQYASAFHFLSAAINFQPKMGELYMLLAVALTNLEDTENAKRAYEEAVRLDKCNPLVNLNYAVLLYNQGEKRDALAQYQEMEKKVNLLKYSSSLEFDPEMMEVAQKLGAALQVGEALVWTKPVKDPKSKHQTASTSKATCFQQPLGSNQALGQAMSSAATYGKLPSGAGGTSQLTKPPSLPLEPEPTMEAQPAEASAQTREK
- the BBS4 gene encoding BBSome complex member BBS4 isoform X4, which encodes MLGKIFLLKGDLDKAIEIYKKAVEFSPENTELLTTLGLLYLQLGIYQKAFEHLGNTLTYDPTNHKAILAAGSMMQTHGDFDVALTKYKVAACGVTESPPLWNNIAMCFFGKKKYVAAISCLKRANYLAPLEWKILYNLGLVHLTMQQYASAFHFLSAAINFQPKMGELYMLLAVALTNLEDTENAKRAYEEAVRLDKCNPLVNLNYAVLLYNQGEKRDALAQYQEMEKKVNLLKYSSSLEFDPEMMEVAQKLGAALQVGEALVWTKPVKDPKSKHQTASTSKATCFQQPLGSNQALGQAMSSAATYGKLPSGAGGTSQLTKPPSLPLEPEPTMEAQPAEASAQTREK